From the Malaclemys terrapin pileata isolate rMalTer1 chromosome 13, rMalTer1.hap1, whole genome shotgun sequence genome, one window contains:
- the LOC128847267 gene encoding olfactory receptor 14A16-like produces MSNRTTVTEFLLLGFSDVRELQILHFVGFLVMYLAALVGNLLIFMAIAFDQHLHTPMYFFLMNLSILDLGSISVTVPKSMANSLMNTRSISYAGCVAQVFFFLFFVTADFSLLIVMAYDRYVAICQPLHYDTMMNSRACVQMAAGAWISGILNSVLHTGNTFALSFCGGNMVDQFFCEIPQLLKLTCSDSYLSEVGVIAFTVCLVLGCFVFMIVSYVQFFKSVLRIPSEQGRHKAISTCLPHLTVVSLFVFFASFAHLKPTSSSPSALDLVVAVLYSILPPTVNPIIYSMRNKEIKAALRRLTGCR; encoded by the coding sequence atgtccaaccgaaccaccgtgaccgagttccttctcctgggattctctgatgttcgggagctgcagattttgcactttgtgGGGTTTCTAGTGATGTACTTGGCAGCCCTGGTGGGGAATCTTCTTATCTTCATGGCCATCGCCTTCGaccagcaccttcacacccccatgtacttcttcctgatgaatctgtccattctagaccttggctccatctctgtcaccGTTCCCAAATCCATGGCAAACTCCCTCATGAACACCAGGTCCATTTCCTATGCTGGATGTGTTGCCCAagtctttttcttcctcttctttgtGACAGCGGATTTTTCCCTTCTCATTGTCATGGCATATGACCGATATGTtgccatctgccaaccactgcatTATGACACAATGATGAACAGcagagcttgtgtccaaatggcagctggtgcctggatcagTGGGATTCTCAACTCTGTACTGCACACTGGTAACACGTTTGCATTGAGTTTCTGTGGAGGCaacatggtggatcagttcttctgtgaaatcccccagctgcTGAAGCTCACCTGCTCTGACTCCTATCTGAGTGAAGTTGGGGTTATTGCATTTACTGTGTGTTTAGTCTTAGGCTGCTTTGTTTTTATGATTGTGTCATATGTTCAGTTCTTCAAATCAGTGCtcagaatcccctctgagcagggacGACACAAAGCCAtctccacctgccttcctcacctcactgtggtctccttgtttgttttctttgcctCCTTTGCCCAcctgaaacccacctccagctccccatCTGCTCTGGATCTTGTGGTGGCTGTTCTTTATTCCATATTGCCACCAACCGTGAATCCAATTatctacagcatgaggaacaaggagatcaaAGCTGCCCTGAGGAGACTGACTGGGTGTAGGTAA